The genomic region tgcgtcttcaattcgtcgaatctgtcttttgtcttcaccttttattatttaaacgaatattacttgtaaataggacaactgcaactaaaagcttgtctttcttgaggaataatgctatgaaatatatgttcgtttttagcattatcagccggccagacatatcttatgcagttggagtggttagtcgatacatgaggaatccgaagaagcctcaccttgatgttgtacgacgcatcttaaggtatgttaaaggcactattaactttggcattttataCAGGAAaataaaagaatgtcacgtgactggatattgtgacgccgattatgctggagactatgatacacgacgatcaacaactggatacatgtttagtcttggatcgggagtaatatcatggtgcagcaagagacaaccaacagtatccttatcaagcactgaagcagaatatcaatcggcagcatcagcaacacaagaaattacttggttgaagcaactaatggaagatcttcatcaatcaacagattatcaagtaaaactTTTATGCGATAATCTATCAGCTATTCGattagcagaaaatccagtcttccatgcaagaacaaaacatatagaagtgcactatcactatgttcgcgagaaggtccttgaaggggagatcaagatgatgccaacaaaaaCAGATGAACAACTTGCAGATATATTCactaagagcctaagtaaaccgaagtttacaaaatacagagaagcacttggaatgatctgcaagacatcgttggaagaaaatttgcattgagggagagtgttaaaatacaatgcaaatttagaataaaatagaattagtaaatgtatatgagtaaaatatctagatattaatatgtatataaaaaatatctaaatattaaaatgtaaaagaaaaatctagatatttttatgtggtaaaaatatctagatatttatccatggaaatattTAGTATGTAGAAATTTTCATGgaatagtataaatatgggtggtgaCTTCATTTGTGAGCAAGTTGTGAGTGAGAGTTGTGAAAAAGTTGTGAAAAGAGTGAGGTGTGAGAGTTGTGAGAAAGTAAGAAGAGTTGAGTTAGAGAAAActtataagtaagtaatattgtaattgtaatttatattaataaaagtgtttTTTGTTAAGTTTctcggttaagccttagttcgtgtttgagttcttagtgcacttgtgttatttttattatatggtcggctctgccgcctaagtgatacatggtcggttataccgcctaaatgatatatgaTCGACACTATCGCCAAAgtactattgtgcactaagaattcataaaattaaaggctaatcaacgcCAAAGTGTTGGTATAGTGAGTcgagtatagtctagatcctccaTAGTGGTGTGTTGAACTCTTCGAAGCATCCAACATAAAATCAAATCAATTAAACAAAGTACAGTAAAAACCCTGTATCACACCATGTCAACAAAGCCTAAACAAACTTTAAGTGCCTAATAAACAAAATGATGAAGCTGCTCAACTGATCTATGGTAAAATAAGTGAATAACTAAGTTCTAAAAACACATGACATGGCCAACTTTAAGTATAATCTGCAAAGAACTGTTATATATGTATGCCACTATGATTcatccttgtcagcatcatcatTGTTATGATCATCACTACCAGTTTCGGCTTCTTTTTCATCTTCTGCCTCCTCATCTTCATCACCAGACATGTTGTTAATAACATCGGTTATTATGGCCTTCACCTCAGACTTTCTATGCAATAAATCCTGGCCAAAATGAGTACCTAAAGCCACACACGAAAAATGGGTCATGCTGAAAACATTTTCAAAGTACTAGTAGTTTAAGAAAAAACAAAACTTTAACACACCAAGCTGTTTAATGATGTCCGACAAAGTTGCCTGCACCACAAGAAGTAAAAAAATATGTTAGTGATGTTAACTTGATTAAGAAAACAGCATTAAGAGCGAGATGGGTTCTACATACCTTGTTGAAATCTACTTCCTTTAAGATGCTAACCACAACTGCATGCATCTCTTCTTTAGTCGGTTCTGCTTTTACTTTCTTATTGGTTTTTGCTTTAACTGTAGAAAGATATTAATTCATTATAAGTATCGAAAACATGAAAATCCATATTGCAAGTTACTAAAAACAGAAAATTGCATATTGTAAGTTACGAAGAACATGTAAATACGTAATAGTCCCGGGAAATAAAAAAGAATTTTACCTTGATCTTTTGCAGACTCTTTTTTGCTTTTCTTTTCTTCCTTGGATTTCTTACTTGATATCTTCGATCCAGAAGTGTCAACGCTTTTCTTGGAAGCTGAAGTAGAAGACTTTTTATTGGATTTAGTCGGTGATTTCACATCGTCTTTTGTGACAGCTTTTGAATTTTCATTGGATTTAATTTTAGAGTCCTTCGCAACACTCTTCTTTGAAGAACTCTTTTCTTGTTGATCTtcatcttcttctggttcttcatcACCATTGCCATCTTTCAACTCATCTTCTTCCTCATCAGTTTCTGGTTCAGAAGGTGTGTTCTTGCCATCTTCATCCTGAGAATCATTATCATTCTCTGAACCTTCATTTTCATCCACGTTATTTTCTTCTTCAGCTTTGGATGAACGCTTACGCTTCTTTCCAGATTGTTTCTACAAATAACGATAAGTGAACATAGTATCTACATGATAACACTTTCTACAGAAAAAAAAATGTAATCGAAATTGATAATAAAACACATAAATGATGAAAATAAACCTTGGATGGAGTTCGGCTGCTTTTTGCCTTAGCTTTTCTTTTTTTGCTTTTCTAgaaacataaaaataaataaaacaatatgTTAGTTTGCACTGCGGTTGTTGCTCATTATATTCATTAGACACATTTCTAGATGATGCTAACAGCTTTACTGATACCTCTTCCTGAAAATACTCATTATATTCATTAGACACATTGCAATTGTAATATTCATTAGACCTGTTCATTTTCAGCAAGCAGGACTTCAGTTGTAACATGTGGAGATTGTAGAAACTCTAACAGCTTTACTGATACCTCTTCCTGAAAATACGAGTACAACGACACTGTCAAAAACATTGTGTAAAAGTGTAAAAGTGTATTGTCCAGATTATCTTATGCTTAGATTTACACTTGCCTTCTTAAGAGATGATTTGTTGATTTGAAGATTAAGAATGTCACAAAAGTCAGATAACTTTTCTCTGGTAAACTTATTAAGTTTCTCTATCACCTTTGTCCTCTGTTTTTCCTGTATCCAACATAAGTAAACAATACAAACTTAGATAAAAGTTACTCCTATCATATCAATGTTTATTACAATTGCAATAGCGTATTATTGACATAAATCAAAATATGTTGGAGCAGAAACAGATAACTACACACCTCATCATCGTTCCAGACAAAACCAGAAAACATGCCAATGTTCTTCTTCAAAGTGTTCATCTGAAAACATATGCATCAGACTCGACAAATTAGGAGAATAAAGATTGGTAAAAGTGTTAGTTTTTTTACTATCAAGATTTCTCACCTTTGCTCGCTTATTATAAAGATTGGTAAAAGTGTTAGTTTTTTTACTATCAAGATTTCTCACCTTTGCTCGCTTATTATAAAGAACCGTATGCAATGACTGCAAGTTATCATCAGGTTTTCTCTTGGACAGCTTGTAAACCACTGAAAATAATGAAATAAAAATATGGTGACAATTGCAAAAAATATAGAGATAGTGTAAAAAAAATACCAACTACCAAGTCCAGAAGGAAAGTTCATAGCTAAAACATAATTGAATATCGTAAGCAAAGGTAAAAGCAACAAACTATGGTGACATTTAGCATTTATGCATTTGTAATTAACATAAGCAACGTTACAAGTTCACTTATAGTCCTTGCATAACCATCTTTGTGTTCATAAGTTCCCTTATTTAGTAAGTCAATGAATAATATATCTTTCAAAACAATGGTAGTTACTCTAATGAAGTACTATGTCTTTAGTGGAAACATTTAAACCACATATATTGATAGGACTCATGAGtattgttggtgcatgaatccccagccatagtttattcttacgtttagtacattcggttatgtaataatgttattTACTAGTGACTATTGATTACTGTGGTGATTGTGCgttcttaattaattaaataatcaatatgttaaactgcacacagtcgaccgagtgtgtgtacacactcgaccgactgtgtaagtcagtcgaccgactgacagacacactcgaccgagtgtgtctgacttgcagtatatatacgggtttagacttcATTGATGAGGTTACTCGTCCCATTTGTTCCAAGTCGTTGTttttcgtctccagagaaccctaaATTTGAGATtatcttttgtctgtggtatggaattgtgcctattgacctggatagagggattatcttctggaggatatcttagcgttccatcactcaaatatatatatcacttccatccatccaacatcatgCATCATGCTATTTCCGTTTaagcatggggtttatagcggccggtatgcgctttaacaaagtatgcaataaatttgagattcacaaagttatctgaaacgaaaagtgtaagtttaaggtagaagctcatggctgacagg from Rutidosis leptorrhynchoides isolate AG116_Rl617_1_P2 chromosome 9, CSIRO_AGI_Rlap_v1, whole genome shotgun sequence harbors:
- the LOC139867145 gene encoding DEK domain-containing chromatin-associated protein 1-like — its product is MTSEVETLETKKQKDEVPIVEEEINNEKSKKLKSELSHVTPIERPSRERKTVERYTESMSRLFSPKPFSIEKGSGTQLNEIPNVVYKLSKRKPDDNLQSLHTVLYNKRAKMNTLKKNIGMFSGFVWNDDEEKQRTKVIEKLNKFTREKLSDFCDILNLQINKSSLKKEEVSVKLLEFLQSPHVTTEVLLAENEQKSKKRKAKAKSSRTPSKKQSGKKRKRSSKAEEENNVDENEGSENDNDSQDEDGKNTPSEPETDEEEDELKDGNGDEEPEEDEDQQEKSSSKKSVAKDSKIKSNENSKAVTKDDVKSPTKSNKKSSTSASKKSVDTSGSKISSKKSKEEKKSKKESAKDQVKAKTNKKVKAEPTKEEMHAVVVSILKEVDFNKATLSDIIKQLGTHFGQDLLHRKSEVKAIITDVINNMSGDEDEEAEDEKEAETGSDDHNNDDADKDES